One window of the Pseudomonas lurida genome contains the following:
- the glmS gene encoding glutamine--fructose-6-phosphate transaminase (isomerizing), whose protein sequence is MCGIVGAVAERNITPILLEGLKRLEYRGYDSAGVAVFTNAGKLERMRRPGKVSELEQALLGEPLVGRLGIAHTRWATHGAPCERNAHPHFSGDLAVVHNGIIENHEVLREQLKGLGYVFTSDTDTEVIAHLLNHKLKDLGDLTVALKATVKELHGAYGLAVVSASQPDRVVAARSGSPLVIGLGLGENFLASDQLALRQVTDRFMYLEEGDIADIRRESVQIWDVNGQSVEREAVQYRDGAEAADKGEYRHFMLKEIHEQPAVVQRTLEGRLSQNQVLVNAFGPQAAELFAKVRNVQIVACGTSYHAGMVARYWLEELAGIPCQVEVASEFRYRKVVVQPDTLFVTISQSGETADTLAALRNAKELGFLASLAICNVSISSLVRESDLTLLTQAGREIGVASTKAFTTQLVGLLLLTLSLGQVRGTLAEGVEATLVEELRRLPARLGEALAMDSTVEKVAELFADKNHTLFLGRGAQYPVAMEGSLKLKEISYIHAEAYPAGELKHGPLALVDDDMPVVTVAPNNELLEKLKSNLQEVRARGGQLVVFADEKAGMTNGEGTHVINMPHINDTLSPILYTIPLQLLSYYVAVLKGTDVDQPRNLAKSVTVE, encoded by the coding sequence ATGTGTGGCATCGTAGGCGCAGTCGCTGAACGCAACATCACCCCCATCCTGCTCGAAGGCCTCAAGCGCCTGGAATACCGTGGCTATGACAGCGCCGGTGTGGCCGTCTTCACCAACGCCGGCAAGCTTGAGCGCATGCGCCGCCCGGGCAAGGTCAGCGAGCTGGAGCAAGCGCTGCTTGGCGAGCCACTGGTAGGTCGCCTGGGCATTGCCCACACCCGCTGGGCTACCCACGGTGCACCGTGCGAACGCAATGCCCACCCGCACTTCTCCGGTGACCTGGCCGTGGTCCACAACGGCATCATCGAAAACCACGAAGTGCTGCGCGAACAACTCAAGGGCCTGGGTTACGTATTCACCTCGGACACCGACACCGAAGTCATCGCCCACCTGCTCAACCACAAGCTCAAGGACCTGGGCGACCTGACCGTCGCCCTCAAGGCCACCGTCAAGGAACTGCATGGCGCCTATGGCCTTGCCGTGGTCAGCGCCAGCCAACCCGACCGCGTGGTTGCCGCGCGCAGTGGCAGCCCATTGGTGATCGGCCTGGGCCTGGGGGAAAACTTCCTGGCCTCCGACCAACTGGCCCTGCGCCAGGTCACCGACCGCTTCATGTACCTGGAAGAAGGCGATATTGCCGACATCCGCCGTGAAAGCGTGCAGATCTGGGACGTCAACGGTCAGTCCGTCGAGCGCGAAGCCGTGCAATACCGCGACGGTGCTGAGGCCGCCGACAAGGGCGAATACCGCCACTTCATGCTCAAGGAAATCCACGAGCAGCCCGCGGTGGTGCAACGCACCCTGGAAGGTCGCCTGAGCCAGAACCAGGTGCTGGTCAACGCCTTCGGCCCGCAAGCCGCCGAACTGTTCGCCAAAGTGCGCAATGTGCAGATCGTGGCCTGCGGCACCAGCTACCACGCCGGCATGGTTGCCCGTTACTGGCTGGAAGAACTGGCCGGCATCCCGTGCCAGGTGGAAGTCGCCAGTGAGTTCCGCTACCGCAAGGTGGTGGTGCAGCCCGACACCCTGTTCGTGACCATCTCCCAGTCCGGCGAAACCGCCGACACCCTGGCCGCCCTTCGCAATGCCAAGGAGCTGGGCTTCCTGGCCAGCCTGGCGATCTGCAACGTCAGCATCAGCTCGCTGGTGCGTGAATCCGACCTGACCCTGCTGACCCAGGCCGGTCGCGAAATCGGCGTGGCCTCCACCAAAGCCTTCACCACTCAGCTGGTAGGCCTGCTGTTGCTGACCCTGTCTCTGGGTCAAGTGCGCGGTACCTTGGCCGAAGGCGTCGAAGCCACTCTGGTCGAAGAACTGCGCCGCCTGCCAGCCCGACTGGGTGAAGCCCTGGCGATGGACAGCACCGTGGAAAAAGTCGCCGAACTGTTCGCCGACAAGAACCACACCTTGTTCCTCGGCCGTGGCGCGCAATACCCGGTGGCGATGGAAGGCTCGCTCAAGCTCAAGGAAATCTCGTACATCCACGCCGAAGCCTACCCGGCCGGCGAGCTCAAGCACGGCCCATTGGCCCTGGTGGATGACGACATGCCGGTGGTTACCGTGGCGCCGAACAACGAACTGCTGGAGAAGCTCAAGTCCAACCTGCAGGAAGTCCGTGCCCGTGGTGGCCAGTTGGTGGTGTTCGCTGATGAAAAAGCCGGCATGACCAACGGTGAAGGCACCCACGTCATCAACATGCCGCATATCAACGACACCCTGTCGCCGATCCTCTACACCATCCCGCTGCAGCTGCTGTCGTACTACGTCGCTGTGCTCAAAGGGACCGACGTGGACCAGCCGCGCAACCTGGCGAAGTCGGTGACCGTGGAGTAA
- the pbpC gene encoding penicillin-binding protein 1C: protein MKLPSLKRLTPLLVAAAVLAGLRLWPHAPLEQAVTSSRVVLADDGSLLRMTLADDGQYRLWLPLERISPSLVQALLLKEDRNFYWHPGINPPALLRAAMATYSGGQRQGGSTLSMQLARRLWDLNTRQVPGKLQQMALALWLEARYSKHDILEAYLNLAPMGGNIEGAEAASRIYFGKSAAQLSLSEALGLAVIPQQPGRRARFGPSLQNARLRLMTDWRETYPQDPRNDSLLELPLEARNRQQIPFLAPHLSEQLLASQAGNELNSTLNLPLQHLLERLVTGFIAERRSTGVENATAILIDSRDQSVKALVGSADYLSTSLHGQVNGVLSRRSPGSTLKPFLYGLALDQGVIHPMSILKDLPSNFGYFQPENFDGSFVGPLTARDALIRSRNIPAVWLASQVKSPSLYGLLQRAGIKGLRDESHYGLALALGGGEMTSEELARLYVMLAGDGHLRPLRYLQEQPQTTGAQLLTPQAAFMVRDMLRRNPRPDGLPGRHWRTAWKTGTSWGFHDAWSAGLVGPYVLVVWVGNFDGRPNPAFIGAKTAAPLFFRIADALPLALPNTVIKPDKPPAGLVRIDVCAASGELPNRWCPQTRKTWYIPGVSPIRVSNLHRPVLIDTRTGKAACPPFEAQYTREEVFEFWPSDVQRLYRAAGLPRRTPPNVMKNCQPNRLSDQSEAPQIRSPLTQVSYQLRLSQPQESIPLNANAASDAATLYWFADQTLIGQGPPQTTLNWRPGKSGEYRLRVSDDQGRSASRGLKVEFVP from the coding sequence TTGAAATTACCAAGCCTTAAGCGCCTGACGCCGCTGCTGGTAGCGGCAGCCGTACTGGCGGGGTTGCGGCTTTGGCCTCACGCCCCGCTGGAACAAGCCGTAACCTCATCGCGGGTTGTGCTGGCCGACGACGGTTCGCTGCTGCGCATGACGTTGGCGGATGACGGGCAATACCGCCTGTGGCTACCGCTGGAGCGGATCTCTCCTTCACTGGTCCAGGCATTGCTGCTCAAGGAAGACCGCAATTTCTACTGGCACCCGGGGATCAATCCCCCAGCATTGCTGCGCGCAGCCATGGCCACCTACAGCGGTGGCCAGCGCCAGGGCGGCTCGACCTTGAGCATGCAACTGGCGCGGCGCCTGTGGGACCTCAACACCCGCCAGGTGCCGGGCAAGTTGCAGCAGATGGCGTTGGCCCTGTGGCTGGAGGCGCGCTATAGCAAGCACGACATCCTGGAGGCCTACCTGAACCTGGCGCCCATGGGCGGCAATATCGAAGGGGCCGAGGCGGCGAGCCGCATCTATTTCGGCAAGTCGGCGGCGCAGCTGTCGTTGTCCGAGGCACTGGGGCTGGCGGTGATTCCCCAGCAGCCAGGCCGGCGTGCACGCTTCGGACCGTCGCTGCAAAATGCCCGCCTGCGCTTGATGACCGACTGGCGCGAGACTTATCCACAAGACCCGCGTAACGACAGTTTGCTGGAATTACCCCTCGAAGCGCGCAACCGCCAGCAGATCCCGTTCCTGGCGCCGCACTTGAGTGAACAGCTATTGGCGTCCCAGGCCGGCAATGAGCTCAACAGCACCCTCAACCTGCCGCTGCAACACTTGCTCGAACGCCTGGTCACCGGCTTTATCGCCGAGCGGCGCAGCACGGGTGTGGAAAACGCCACGGCAATCCTGATCGACAGCCGCGACCAAAGCGTCAAAGCGCTGGTGGGTTCGGCGGACTACTTATCCACAAGCCTGCACGGCCAGGTCAATGGCGTACTGTCGCGACGCTCACCAGGGTCGACGCTCAAGCCCTTCCTGTATGGGCTGGCGCTGGACCAAGGGGTTATCCACCCCATGAGCATCCTCAAGGATTTGCCGAGTAACTTTGGCTACTTCCAGCCGGAAAATTTCGACGGCAGTTTTGTCGGCCCGCTGACCGCGCGAGACGCGCTGATCCGTAGTCGCAACATCCCGGCGGTGTGGCTGGCCAGCCAGGTCAAGTCGCCGTCCTTGTACGGGCTGTTGCAACGCGCCGGGATCAAAGGCCTGCGCGACGAAAGTCATTACGGCTTGGCCTTGGCCCTCGGGGGCGGTGAGATGACCTCGGAAGAGCTGGCGCGGCTGTACGTGATGCTGGCCGGCGACGGGCACCTGCGGCCGTTGCGCTATTTGCAGGAACAGCCCCAGACCACGGGGGCCCAACTGCTGACGCCCCAGGCCGCCTTCATGGTGCGCGACATGCTGCGCCGTAACCCACGGCCGGATGGCCTGCCCGGCCGCCACTGGCGCACCGCGTGGAAAACCGGCACCTCCTGGGGCTTTCACGATGCGTGGAGCGCCGGCCTGGTCGGCCCCTATGTGCTGGTGGTGTGGGTGGGTAATTTCGATGGTCGACCGAACCCGGCGTTTATCGGTGCCAAGACCGCTGCGCCGTTATTCTTCCGCATCGCCGACGCCCTGCCCCTGGCCTTGCCCAACACCGTTATCAAGCCCGACAAGCCGCCCGCCGGGCTGGTGCGCATCGACGTCTGTGCCGCGTCCGGCGAGTTGCCCAACCGCTGGTGCCCGCAAACCCGCAAGACCTGGTACATCCCCGGCGTGTCGCCGATTCGTGTCTCGAACCTGCACCGCCCGGTGCTGATCGACACCCGTACCGGCAAGGCCGCATGCCCGCCGTTCGAGGCGCAATACACCCGCGAAGAGGTCTTCGAATTCTGGCCCAGCGACGTGCAACGGCTGTACCGCGCTGCCGGCCTGCCCCGGCGCACGCCGCCCAACGTGATGAAAAACTGCCAGCCCAATCGCCTCAGTGACCAAAGCGAAGCGCCGCAGATCCGCTCGCCGCTGACCCAGGTGAGCTATCAACTGCGTCTGTCCCAACCGCAGGAAAGCATCCCGCTGAATGCCAACGCGGCCAGCGATGCCGCGACGTTGTACTGGTTTGCCGACCAGACACTGATCGGCCAAGGCCCGCCGCAAACCACACTGAACTGGCGGCCGGGCAAGTCGGGGGAATATCGGTTGCGGGTCAGTGATGATCAGGGACGCAGCGCGAGTCGGGGCTTGAAGGTGGAGTTTGTGCCTTAG
- a CDS encoding LysE family translocator, which translates to MAELWLFLVALSVAFLLPGPDMILLLQTGARQGKALALTTAIGLGLARACHVALAGMGLATLFKVAPWTFDVVRLGGAAYLLWLGVQCLRSTMLPSLDTANTPPTRHAWRAAFQRGLLTNLLNPKALLFCSVLLPQFINPQAGPVATQFALLGVILVSLGFVFDCCYALAGARIGQWLARNRAAQRMQQWLFGSLLIGFALRLTFVQHT; encoded by the coding sequence ATGGCGGAACTCTGGTTATTTCTGGTGGCCCTTTCAGTGGCGTTTCTATTGCCCGGGCCGGACATGATCCTGTTGCTGCAAACCGGCGCGCGCCAGGGCAAGGCCTTGGCGCTGACCACGGCGATTGGCTTGGGGCTGGCCCGCGCCTGCCATGTGGCATTGGCAGGCATGGGGCTGGCGACCTTGTTCAAAGTGGCGCCATGGACGTTCGATGTCGTGCGCCTGGGCGGCGCGGCCTACCTGTTGTGGCTGGGTGTTCAATGCCTGCGCTCGACGATGCTGCCGTCCCTCGATACCGCGAACACGCCTCCAACACGGCATGCCTGGCGCGCGGCCTTTCAGCGAGGCTTGCTGACCAACCTGCTCAACCCCAAGGCGCTGCTGTTCTGCTCGGTACTGCTGCCACAATTCATCAACCCGCAGGCCGGCCCGGTGGCGACGCAATTTGCGTTGCTGGGGGTGATCCTGGTGAGCCTCGGCTTCGTGTTCGATTGCTGCTACGCCCTGGCAGGCGCGCGCATCGGCCAGTGGCTGGCGCGCAATCGCGCCGCGCAGCGTATGCAGCAGTGGTTATTCGGCAGTCTCTTGATCGGTTTTGCGCTACGTCTCACGTTTGTGCAACACACCTAG
- a CDS encoding MG2 domain-containing protein: MFDSFKAISRRIIGALLTVVGAVFGQWHPPLWLRAIGRGLTNLGSKARRYPRQTGAGLLGLVLLAAAAFYGWHWYSNLPQPHTASYSLHKPNLTDYTQQTPVVDNLQVRFGESVAPLAAIGKPVTEGITLKPAVAGTWRWADDRSLLFVPEKDWPIDAHYTVDLAKKNLLADGVLLDQYSTQFSTQPFRATLAQNELYQDPSNPTLKQLVATFRFSHPVDEDTLRKRVTVTLGKGLAYRDAQLPNRPEITFDEKKLNAYVRSAALATPLESTPVSAKLDEGIKARDGGNASTTPLVAQVTVPGRYRLTFTGADVSFVDNERGEPEPVLMFSSSSAVADETIAGKVQAWLLPEKAQDDTRPYSSSDIDDALLARSTRINLTHVPSVEPLNTLHAFKFKAPAGRAVYVRVPANLEAIGGYLAKNPTASLISMPAYPRTLQFLSDGALLSLNGEKRLGFMARGVPGAHVEIARLLPNQLQHLVDQSSGSFARPNFGNEYFDRMVERQSLDIPLSSNDPAKTVYDNVDLSHYLTANGGRRGIFVLKLSPQDDPAPRTFEYDRSSTSDLRFIVVTDLGIIAKRSSDGSHDVYVQSIGNGSPVSDAQVDIIGRNGLPVSSGHTDAEGHAHFAKLDELRREKTPLMYVVTRGNDQSFLPIARQSQQLDLSRFDVGGLEEDGAIDRLSAYLFTDRGLYRPGETAHLGMIVRSGNWKGALQGLPVELQITDPRGLEVIRQPLKLSASGFETFDFPSSEVAPAGEYTATLQLIGQKQTRTDLGSVNFKVRDFEPDRMKVSLSLHDTPVQGWIPPDQVVAKVTAMHLFGAPASGRRVTVKMSLSPTLAAFDRYPDYRFRLNDSLEDATTEDLAETTVDDNGQAVLDLNLQRFANSTYRLQVMTQVFEAEGGRNVAAQSALLVSSAPYLVGVKSQDSLSYIAKDAPRQVQWLAVAPDLTPVAVDGLTSEVVEHRYVSVLVKQSNGTYKYESRIKNISQPASPLVMTKEGAKQVLNTGAPGDFTLQLKDANGNLLNQIDYSVAGRGNTSRSLERNAELQLRLDKRSYATGDEIAISIRAPYTGAGLITIERDKVYTQQWFKADSTNSVQHIRVPAGLEGNAYVNVQFVRDMGSAEVYMSPLSYGVVPFSINLDARRMALKVEGPAKIEPGQTLDIKVNADRPGRAVVYAVDEGILQVARYQTPDPLGFFFQKRALEVGTSQILDLILPEFSRLLSGAAPGGDTEGALANHLNPFKRKHQPPVAWWSGLVDLPAGETVLHYQVPDSFNGKLHLFAVAVDSDSVGVSEANTDVRGPIVITPNVPAFVAPGDVFNVSAGVFSNLDAAADVTFEVQTSAGLVVQGDKGSTLALQPRKEGTAEFKIKVGDTLGSADLRFVAVLPDGKRIQVAETTSIRPLSEHRVALSLGRFDSASKELKPTRELFSQLRDVQLGVAASPLVWANGLKHYLDDYGYACTEQLVSKAMPALIWGGNAIEAEQAFGSAVRMLRQRQNQAGGFGLWAANPDVAPYASLYATDFLIEARERGLPVPEDLLVRSNAYLTDLANGPSEGLSELRNRAYASYLLSRQGILVSGALSDIRERYESYFKDTWQNDLGAAYLAASYKLLKQDRQADTLFRKIPWRSLVDKWDSDGLYYDPLVHDAEHLHLLARHFPELMDDVPTALLDKLGKRLNEQRYNSLSAALLLRALDNYGQRAQSDMTFKATAWLGDKQQQLLEMAGQPPRAAVPGNTQKLVLEKSDGPAAFYMLSEAGFDKGAKLKPINNGLEVIHEYLDLKGEPVSKVAVGEEFLVRLRLRATDRDQVQQVAVVDLLPGGVEPVYNLPPEPEAASSEESEGEASEYVEEDSQEEQSWQAPIGETELSNWQPDYVDVRDDRVVLYGTALRDVGTFVYRVRATNAGTFNTPAAYAEGMYETTLQGRGKVGQLEITKP, encoded by the coding sequence ATGTTCGATTCGTTCAAAGCGATCAGCCGCCGTATTATCGGTGCGTTATTGACAGTGGTGGGGGCCGTCTTTGGCCAATGGCATCCGCCCCTCTGGCTGCGTGCAATTGGCCGTGGGCTCACGAACCTGGGCAGCAAGGCCCGCCGTTATCCACGTCAAACCGGTGCAGGCTTGCTGGGGCTGGTGTTGCTGGCCGCCGCCGCTTTCTACGGCTGGCACTGGTATTCCAACCTGCCACAGCCGCACACCGCGAGCTATTCGCTGCACAAACCGAACCTTACCGACTACACCCAGCAAACGCCGGTTGTGGATAACTTGCAGGTGCGTTTCGGCGAATCCGTGGCCCCACTGGCCGCCATCGGCAAACCCGTCACCGAGGGCATCACCCTCAAACCTGCGGTCGCGGGCACTTGGCGCTGGGCGGATGACCGCAGCCTGCTGTTCGTACCGGAAAAAGACTGGCCCATCGACGCCCATTACACTGTCGACCTGGCCAAGAAAAACCTGCTGGCTGACGGCGTGTTGCTGGACCAATACAGCACTCAGTTTTCCACCCAACCGTTCCGTGCCACCCTGGCGCAAAACGAGCTGTACCAAGACCCGTCCAATCCAACGCTGAAGCAGCTGGTGGCAACGTTCCGTTTTTCCCACCCCGTGGATGAAGACACCCTGCGCAAGCGCGTCACGGTGACCCTCGGCAAAGGCCTGGCTTACCGCGACGCCCAATTGCCCAACCGCCCCGAAATCACCTTCGACGAGAAAAAACTCAACGCCTACGTACGCTCAGCCGCGCTCGCTACGCCGTTGGAAAGTACGCCGGTGAGCGCCAAGCTCGACGAGGGCATCAAGGCCCGTGACGGCGGCAACGCCAGCACCACACCGCTGGTGGCGCAAGTCACCGTGCCCGGTCGCTATCGCCTGACCTTCACCGGGGCCGACGTGAGCTTTGTCGACAACGAACGTGGCGAGCCGGAGCCGGTACTGATGTTCAGCAGCTCCAGCGCCGTGGCCGACGAAACCATCGCCGGCAAGGTCCAGGCCTGGCTGTTGCCGGAAAAGGCCCAGGACGACACGCGCCCCTACAGCAGCAGCGACATCGATGACGCCCTGCTCGCCCGCAGCACCCGGATCAACCTGACCCATGTGCCCAGCGTCGAACCGCTGAATACCCTGCACGCCTTCAAGTTCAAGGCCCCGGCCGGACGTGCCGTGTATGTGCGTGTACCCGCCAACCTGGAAGCCATCGGCGGCTATCTGGCGAAGAATCCTACGGCGTCGCTGATCAGCATGCCGGCGTACCCGCGCACCTTGCAGTTCCTGTCCGACGGCGCCTTGCTCAGCCTCAATGGCGAAAAACGCCTGGGCTTCATGGCCCGTGGTGTACCGGGCGCCCACGTGGAAATCGCCCGCCTGTTACCTAACCAACTGCAACACCTGGTGGACCAGAGCAGCGGGAGCTTTGCCCGGCCGAACTTCGGCAACGAGTATTTTGATCGCATGGTCGAGCGTCAGTCGCTGGACATCCCGCTGTCATCCAATGACCCCGCGAAGACCGTCTACGACAATGTTGACCTCAGCCACTACCTCACCGCCAATGGCGGCCGGCGGGGCATTTTCGTGCTCAAGCTCAGCCCGCAGGATGACCCGGCACCGCGTACGTTCGAGTACGACCGCAGCAGTACCAGCGACCTGCGTTTCATCGTGGTGACGGACCTGGGCATCATCGCCAAGCGTTCCAGCGATGGCAGCCACGATGTGTATGTGCAGTCCATCGGCAATGGTTCGCCCGTGTCTGACGCGCAAGTCGACATCATCGGCCGCAACGGTTTGCCGGTGAGCAGCGGCCACACTGACGCCGAAGGCCATGCGCATTTCGCCAAGCTCGATGAACTGCGCCGTGAGAAAACGCCGCTGATGTATGTGGTCACTCGCGGCAATGACCAGTCCTTCCTGCCAATCGCCCGCCAATCCCAGCAGTTGGATTTGTCGCGTTTTGACGTAGGCGGTCTGGAAGAAGACGGCGCGATTGATCGCCTGAGCGCCTACCTGTTTACCGACCGCGGCCTGTACCGGCCCGGAGAGACCGCACACCTGGGCATGATCGTGCGCAGCGGCAATTGGAAGGGTGCACTGCAAGGCTTGCCGGTGGAGCTGCAAATCACCGACCCCCGTGGCCTGGAAGTGATTCGCCAGCCGTTGAAGCTGTCCGCCAGCGGTTTTGAAACCTTTGATTTCCCCAGTAGCGAAGTCGCCCCCGCCGGGGAATACACCGCGACCTTGCAGTTGATTGGCCAGAAGCAGACCCGCACCGACTTGGGCAGCGTGAACTTCAAGGTCCGCGACTTCGAACCGGACCGCATGAAGGTCAGCCTGAGCCTGCATGACACCCCAGTGCAGGGCTGGATTCCACCGGACCAGGTGGTGGCCAAGGTCACTGCCATGCACCTGTTCGGCGCTCCGGCCTCCGGCCGGCGTGTCACCGTGAAAATGTCCCTGAGCCCGACGCTAGCGGCCTTTGACCGTTATCCGGACTACCGTTTCCGCCTCAACGATTCCCTGGAAGACGCGACTACCGAAGACCTGGCCGAAACCACTGTCGACGACAATGGCCAGGCCGTACTCGACCTCAACCTGCAACGCTTCGCCAACAGCACCTACCGCCTGCAGGTGATGACCCAGGTGTTCGAGGCCGAAGGCGGCCGTAATGTCGCGGCGCAAAGTGCCTTGCTGGTGTCGTCCGCGCCCTACCTGGTAGGTGTGAAAAGTCAGGACTCGCTGTCGTACATCGCCAAGGACGCGCCGCGCCAGGTGCAATGGCTGGCTGTGGCGCCGGACCTCACGCCTGTGGCGGTGGACGGCCTGACCAGCGAAGTGGTCGAGCACCGTTATGTGTCGGTGCTGGTGAAACAGTCCAACGGCACCTACAAGTACGAGTCGCGGATCAAGAACATCAGCCAGCCGGCCTCGCCGCTGGTCATGACCAAGGAAGGTGCCAAGCAGGTCCTGAATACTGGCGCACCGGGTGATTTCACCCTCCAACTCAAGGACGCCAACGGCAACCTGCTCAACCAGATCGACTATAGCGTGGCCGGGCGTGGCAACACATCGCGCTCGCTGGAACGCAACGCCGAACTGCAATTGCGCCTGGATAAACGCAGCTACGCCACCGGCGATGAGATCGCCATCAGCATTCGTGCCCCGTATACCGGCGCTGGCCTGATCACCATCGAACGTGACAAGGTCTACACCCAGCAGTGGTTCAAGGCCGACAGCACCAACAGCGTGCAGCACATCCGCGTGCCGGCAGGGCTTGAGGGCAATGCCTACGTCAACGTGCAGTTTGTACGCGACATGGGGTCGGCCGAGGTATACATGAGCCCACTGTCCTATGGCGTGGTGCCGTTCAGCATCAACCTGGATGCGCGACGCATGGCATTGAAGGTTGAAGGCCCGGCGAAGATCGAGCCCGGGCAGACGCTGGATATCAAGGTCAACGCTGATCGCCCGGGCCGTGCCGTGGTGTACGCGGTAGATGAAGGCATCCTGCAAGTAGCGCGCTACCAGACGCCCGACCCGTTGGGCTTCTTCTTCCAGAAGCGTGCGCTGGAAGTGGGCACCAGTCAGATCCTTGACCTGATCCTGCCAGAATTCAGCCGACTGCTCAGTGGGGCAGCGCCCGGTGGCGATACGGAAGGCGCCCTGGCCAATCACCTCAACCCGTTCAAGCGTAAACATCAGCCGCCAGTGGCCTGGTGGTCCGGGCTGGTGGACTTGCCGGCGGGTGAAACCGTGCTGCATTACCAAGTGCCGGACAGCTTCAACGGCAAGCTGCACCTGTTCGCGGTGGCGGTGGACAGCGACAGTGTCGGCGTCAGCGAAGCCAACACCGACGTGCGCGGGCCTATCGTGATCACGCCGAACGTACCGGCCTTCGTGGCGCCAGGGGATGTGTTCAACGTCAGCGCCGGGGTATTCAGCAACCTCGACGCGGCGGCGGACGTGACGTTTGAAGTGCAGACCAGCGCTGGCCTGGTCGTTCAAGGCGACAAGGGCAGTACCTTGGCCCTGCAACCGCGCAAGGAGGGCACGGCCGAGTTCAAGATCAAGGTCGGCGACACCCTCGGCTCGGCGGACCTGCGTTTTGTCGCGGTGCTACCCGATGGCAAACGTATCCAGGTGGCGGAAACTACCTCGATTCGCCCACTGAGCGAACATCGCGTAGCCCTGAGCCTGGGCCGTTTCGACAGCGCCAGCAAAGAGCTCAAACCCACCCGCGAGCTGTTCAGCCAACTGCGCGACGTGCAACTGGGCGTAGCGGCCTCGCCGCTGGTGTGGGCCAATGGCCTCAAGCATTACCTGGATGACTACGGCTACGCCTGCACCGAGCAACTGGTGTCCAAGGCCATGCCGGCGTTGATCTGGGGCGGTAACGCCATTGAGGCCGAACAAGCCTTCGGCAGCGCGGTACGCATGCTGCGCCAACGCCAGAACCAGGCCGGCGGCTTTGGTCTGTGGGCGGCCAACCCGGACGTGGCGCCGTACGCCAGCCTCTACGCCACCGACTTCCTCATCGAAGCCAGGGAGCGCGGGTTGCCGGTGCCGGAAGACCTGCTGGTACGCTCGAATGCGTATCTGACAGACCTGGCCAATGGTCCTAGCGAAGGCCTGTCGGAATTGCGCAACCGTGCCTACGCCAGTTACCTGTTGAGCCGTCAGGGGATTCTGGTCAGCGGTGCGTTGAGCGATATACGCGAGCGCTACGAAAGCTACTTCAAGGACACCTGGCAGAACGACCTGGGCGCCGCTTACCTGGCGGCCAGTTACAAACTGCTCAAGCAAGATCGCCAGGCCGATACGCTGTTTCGTAAAATCCCATGGCGTTCGCTTGTGGATAAGTGGGACAGCGATGGCCTGTATTACGACCCGCTGGTGCACGACGCTGAGCACCTGCACCTGTTGGCGCGCCACTTCCCCGAGCTGATGGACGATGTGCCCACGGCGTTGCTGGATAAACTCGGCAAGCGTCTCAACGAACAGCGCTACAACTCGCTGTCGGCGGCCCTGTTGCTACGCGCCCTGGACAACTATGGCCAACGTGCGCAAAGCGACATGACCTTCAAGGCCACCGCCTGGCTGGGCGACAAGCAGCAGCAATTGCTGGAGATGGCCGGCCAGCCGCCACGCGCCGCCGTGCCGGGCAACACGCAAAAGCTGGTGCTGGAAAAATCCGACGGCCCGGCCGCGTTCTACATGCTCAGCGAAGCCGGTTTCGACAAGGGCGCCAAGCTCAAGCCGATCAACAATGGCCTGGAAGTCATCCACGAATACCTCGACCTCAAGGGCGAGCCCGTGAGCAAGGTCGCAGTGGGCGAAGAGTTCCTGGTGCGCCTGCGCCTGCGGGCTACCGACCGCGATCAGGTGCAGCAAGTGGCCGTGGTGGACCTGCTGCCCGGTGGCGTCGAGCCTGTGTATAACCTGCCGCCGGAGCCGGAGGCGGCCAGCAGCGAGGAAAGTGAGGGTGAAGCGTCCGAGTACGTCGAGGAAGACAGCCAGGAAGAACAAAGCTGGCAAGCGCCTATCGGTGAAACCGAACTGAGCAACTGGCAGCCGGACTATGTGGACGTGCGTGATGATCGGGTGGTGTTGTACGGCACTGCGCTGCGTGATGTCGGCACGTTCGTGTACCGCGTGCGCGCCACCAACGCAGGTACCTTCAACACGCCTGCGGCCTACGCCGAAGGTATGTACGAAACCACCCTGCAAGGGCGCGGCAAAGTAGGCCAGCTTGAAATTACCAAGCCTTAA
- a CDS encoding Lrp/AsnC family transcriptional regulator encodes MPNLKLDAFDRKILEALQRDGRLSNVQLADEIGLSASPCLRRVRLLEEAGVIRGYQATLDRDEVGLGMMVFVGVKVERHNDTEANAFREAVTALPEVISAFLVSGESDFLLQVVVPDLRGYERFVTGSLLKLPGVRDIRSNFAIQTVKTPGALPLGHLPG; translated from the coding sequence ATGCCAAATCTTAAACTCGATGCGTTTGACCGCAAGATTCTCGAAGCCCTGCAACGCGATGGCCGCCTGAGCAACGTCCAACTGGCGGACGAGATCGGATTGTCCGCTTCACCCTGCCTGCGGCGCGTGCGTCTGCTGGAAGAGGCCGGCGTGATTCGCGGCTACCAGGCCACGCTGGATCGCGACGAAGTGGGACTGGGGATGATGGTGTTTGTTGGCGTCAAGGTGGAGCGGCATAACGACACCGAGGCCAACGCCTTTCGCGAGGCGGTGACGGCGCTGCCGGAAGTGATCTCGGCGTTCCTGGTGTCGGGCGAATCGGACTTTCTGCTGCAGGTGGTGGTGCCGGACCTGCGCGGCTATGAGCGATTTGTCACTGGCAGCCTGCTGAAACTGCCGGGGGTGAGGGACATCCGCAGCAACTTCGCGATCCAGACCGTGAAAACCCCAGGGGCGTTGCCGCTGGGGCATTTACCGGGTTGA